AATTTCGCTCACAACATCCAAAACCGTCCACGGTTGTTCTCCGCTAAAATTAAACGCCTCACCACGAACCCCCTCCTCCTGGGCATGTAAGGCCAGAAGCATATAGGCTTGCACGACATCCAGGACGAAGATGTAATCCCGTGTAAATTTTCCATCGCTTCGAATGATGGGGCTTTCCTGTTTCAAGAAGCTTCGAATCGTGCCAGGCACAATGCGACTCCAATTCAGATCGCCTCCTCCATAAATGTTGCCACATCTTGCAATCGTGACAGGCAAATCATAGGTCTGGCTATACGAGCGCGCAAGCAAGTCGGTACAACTTTTACTCACATCATAGGGAAACCGTCCCAACGGCGGCATATCTTCCGTATAAGGTAAGACCTCAACATCACCATAGGCTTTATCACTGCTGGCCACGACAATTCGCTTGACCAGGTTTTTATGAATCCGACACGCTTCCAATACATGATATGAGCCACGAATATTCGCCTCGAACGTGGGCAGTGGGCTTCGCAGAGCAATCCCCACCAACGGCTGGGCGGCCAGATGAAACACCGTATCGATATCATTCTCGCTGATGGCACGCTCCAGAGCCTGATAATTTTCCAATTCCCCTGAAACCACCGTTGTTCTTTGAACATCGCCACTCCGTATGAGCTCGCTCTGAGGATTCCAATC
Above is a window of Candidatus Nitrospira neomarina DNA encoding:
- a CDS encoding GDP-mannose 4,6-dehydratase; translation: MMWSESRVLVTGATGIVGSWLVKSLLEKGAFVATLVRDWNPQSELIRSGDVQRTTVVSGELENYQALERAISENDIDTVFHLAAQPLVGIALRSPLPTFEANIRGSYHVLEACRIHKNLVKRIVVASSDKAYGDVEVLPYTEDMPPLGRFPYDVSKSCTDLLARSYSQTYDLPVTIARCGNIYGGGDLNWSRIVPGTIRSFLKQESPIIRSDGKFTRDYIFVLDVVQAYMLLALHAQEEGVRGEAFNFSGEQPWTVLDVVSEIQNLMECHQLAPIVMNQANAEIRDQYLDSSKAKRILNWAPLYNLGKGLAETIAWYKEFLEQKSTTKY